Below is a genomic region from Catenuloplanes atrovinosus.
GTCGGGGTGTGAGGATCCAATGGTTCTCATCCGGGAAGTAGAGGAAACGGTGGGCGGCGCGTGACCGTGACATCAGGTCCCACCAGAGGCGGAGACCCTCGCCGATCGGTACGCGGTAGTCCTTGTCGCCGTGGATGACCAGCATCGGCGTGCTGATCGCGTCGGCCGAGCGGTGCGGCGAGTGCGCCTCGGCCATCGCCTCGGTCATCTCGCGGGTCCAGTAGTACGACGCGTCCGTGGTGCCGGCGAACTGCTCCAGCGACCACAGCGACGCGTGCGTGACGATCGCGGCGAACCGGTCGGTGTGGCCGGCGATCCAGTTGGCCATGTAGCCGCCGAACGAGCCGCCCAGCGCGGCCGTGCGGGTGGCGTCGATGTCCGGGCGCGCCTCCGCCGCGTCGGTGATCGCCATCAGGTCGGTGTACGGCGCGTCGCCCCAGCGGCCCCAGCCGCGCACGATGAAGTCGCGGCCGTACCCGGTGGACAGCGCCGGGTCGGGCAGCAGCACGGCGTACCCGCGGGCGGTCAGGATCCACGGGTTCCACCGCCACGACCAGGAGTTCCACGACGCCTGCGGTCCACCGTGGATGAACACCGCCAGCGGTACGGGCGCGTCCGCGCTCGCGCCGGCCGGCAGCGCCAGCCAGGCGCGGACCGGCGTGCCGTCCGCCCCGGTCGCGGTGACCTCGGTCAGCCGCCCCGGCACGGCCGGCGTCTCCACCGGCCCCCGGAGCGGCTCGGCGGCGCCGCCGTCGATCGGGACGCGGACCGGCGCGGGCGGCGTGTCCATGGTGGCGCGCAGCGCGTAGATCCACCGCCCGTCCGGGGAGATCTCCACGTCGGTGTAGGCGCCGTCGTCCGGCGTCAGGCGGGTGACCGTGCCGTCCGCGACCTCGACCCGCCACAGCGGGGCGCGGCCGGCGTCGTCCGCGATCACGATCAGCGCGGTGCCGTCCGGCGTCCAGCGGACCGAGTGCGGGCGCCGGTCCCAGCCGGCCGTCAGGTCCTCGACCTCGCCGCCGGCGGCCGGCACCACGGCCAGCCAGACGTCGCCGGGGTCGTCGGCCGTGGTGCGGCGGTGCACCACGACCGCGACGCGGGTACCGTCCGGGGAGAGCCGGGGGCCGTCGTACTCGTGGTCGTCGTCCGAGGCCAGCGTGCGGCGCTCACCGGAGGCCACGTCGATCGCGACCACGGTGGAGCGGTGGCCGGCCACGTTCCAGGTGCTGACCAGCGTGTGCCCGTCGCGGCCGAGGTCCCAGCTCGCGTTGTCGTCCAGCGCCGAGCCGACGTGCCCGGTGAGGTCGCGCAGCTCGCCGTCCTCGACGTCCGCCCTGGTCAGCAGCCGGGTACGGCCCGGGCCGAGGTCGTGGTCCCAGTACCGGACCGGGAACTCCTCGTGCAGGATCGCGGTCACGCCCGCGTCCTTGCGCCGCTTCCGCAGTTCGCGGTCCGCCTCCAGGTCCGCGGACGACGGCAGCAGCGCGGAGCCGAACACCAGCCCGCCCGTGTCGGAGACGTGCACGCCGCGCACGCCGCCCGGCGGCCGGGCCACCACGCGGGCGTCACCGCCGCCGGCCGGCTGCCGCCACAGCGCGGCGGTCTCGTCGTCGCCGTTCCCGGTGGCGTCCGGCTCCGGCCGCGTCGAGACGAAGAGCAGGTCGCCGCCGGGCGTGAAGCCGGCCGCGGACTCGCCGGCCCGGCTGCGGGTCAGCCGCCGGGCGGGCCGTTCGCCGTC
It encodes:
- a CDS encoding S9 family peptidase is translated as MIVDTDSPFADLAAYAALPRVSGLRLSPDGRRIVVGVATPDPEKNRYVTALWEVDPDGERPARRLTRSRAGESAAGFTPGGDLLFVSTRPEPDATGNGDDETAALWRQPAGGGDARVVARPPGGVRGVHVSDTGGLVFGSALLPSSADLEADRELRKRRKDAGVTAILHEEFPVRYWDHDLGPGRTRLLTRADVEDGELRDLTGHVGSALDDNASWDLGRDGHTLVSTWNVAGHRSTVVAIDVASGERRTLASDDDHEYDGPRLSPDGTRVAVVVHRRTTADDPGDVWLAVVPAAGGEVEDLTAGWDRRPHSVRWTPDGTALIVIADDAGRAPLWRVEVADGTVTRLTPDDGAYTDVEISPDGRWIYALRATMDTPPAPVRVPIDGGAAEPLRGPVETPAVPGRLTEVTATGADGTPVRAWLALPAGASADAPVPLAVFIHGGPQASWNSWSWRWNPWILTARGYAVLLPDPALSTGYGRDFIVRGWGRWGDAPYTDLMAITDAAEARPDIDATRTAALGGSFGGYMANWIAGHTDRFAAIVTHASLWSLEQFAGTTDASYYWTREMTEAMAEAHSPHRSADAISTPMLVIHGDKDYRVPIGEGLRLWWDLMSRSRAAHRFLYFPDENHWILTPRHSVIWYETVLAFLAEHIGGERWQRPSLLG